Proteins from a single region of Anaerotignum faecicola:
- a CDS encoding TRAP transporter large permease, whose amino-acid sequence MVALLLGIMVFFLVLNFPMVIPMVAAPLAVIIFFIPNMDLAMSVQQLIAGVSSTVLLSVPMFILAADIMCAGNTTKRLLDLVETFVGHIHGGMAITTAITCTMFGAISGSTQATVVAIGKPMRQRLLKLGYQDGASSGLIISSAIIALLIPPSISMIMYAVVTGSSVGDLFIAGVGPGILILIFFAIYSYFYAKKVNIPRLKKATWEERGKAFKRAIAPLGFPIIIFAGIYSGFFSPTEAAAIAVLYALILEMLVFRTIKIKDLHRIALSTAVVTCAVFILVAGGQLFSWVISYAKIPQMLTSAILGVDPSAIKILVTVTIFFFIGCMFVDSLVVIIILSPIFYPLAMQAGIDPIHLGIIITLQAAIGSISPPFGCNIFTGCAIFNRPYIDIVKGLPPYLIMLVVITAVVILCPQLSLFLL is encoded by the coding sequence ATGGTGGCGTTACTGCTTGGGATAATGGTATTTTTCCTTGTATTAAACTTCCCGATGGTTATACCGATGGTTGCGGCGCCTTTAGCCGTTATAATTTTCTTTATACCTAATATGGACTTGGCCATGAGCGTTCAGCAGCTTATTGCGGGAGTTTCTTCAACAGTGCTCCTTTCGGTGCCCATGTTCATACTTGCGGCCGACATAATGTGCGCCGGGAACACTACAAAAAGGCTTTTGGATCTTGTTGAAACATTTGTAGGCCACATCCACGGCGGCATGGCCATTACAACGGCTATAACGTGCACGATGTTCGGCGCGATTTCAGGATCGACACAGGCTACTGTCGTTGCAATCGGAAAACCGATGCGCCAGAGGCTTTTAAAGCTTGGGTATCAGGACGGCGCCTCCAGCGGCCTTATTATAAGCTCCGCTATTATCGCCCTTTTGATACCGCCGAGCATTTCGATGATTATGTACGCTGTTGTTACGGGCTCGTCTGTAGGCGATTTGTTTATAGCGGGCGTTGGCCCCGGTATATTGATACTTATTTTCTTTGCGATTTACAGCTATTTCTATGCGAAAAAAGTTAATATACCGCGTCTTAAAAAAGCTACATGGGAGGAAAGGGGAAAAGCTTTTAAAAGGGCTATCGCTCCTTTAGGCTTCCCTATAATCATATTTGCCGGTATTTACAGCGGCTTCTTCAGCCCTACAGAGGCGGCGGCAATAGCGGTTTTATATGCGCTTATACTTGAAATGCTTGTTTTCAGGACAATTAAAATAAAGGATCTCCACAGGATTGCCCTTTCAACGGCAGTCGTTACGTGCGCCGTATTTATACTTGTTGCGGGCGGACAGCTTTTCTCATGGGTTATCTCCTATGCGAAAATACCTCAGATGCTTACGTCTGCAATACTCGGCGTTGATCCTTCCGCAATTAAGATACTTGTAACGGTAACAATATTCTTCTTTATCGGCTGTATGTTTGTAGACTCGCTTGTTGTAATAATCATATTAAGCCCTATTTTCTACCCGCTTGCAATGCAGGCAGGTATCGATCCTATACACCTCGGCATTATAATAACGCTTCAGGCCGCTATAGGTTCAATCTCGCCGCCGTTCGGATGCAATATATTTACAGGCTGCGCGATATTCAACAGGCCGTACATAGATATTGTAAAGGGGCTGCCGCCATACCTTATCATGCTTGTCGTAATAACGGCGGTTGTAATACTGTGCCCGCAGCTTTCGCTGTTCCTGCTTTAA